In Longimicrobium sp., the DNA window GTTTGGCGTACCATCGAGCGTCCTCCGAATCGGTGGAAAGAGCGGTCGGACCGCGCCGGCACGGCGGAGCCCGGCCAGGGAGCCGGGACGCGGGTACGCCCCGGCGAAGAAGCTGTTCGAACAGGTGTCGAAGCGGTTGTACCCGGACGCGGGCCCGGTGGGGAAACCCCGCGCAGTCTCGCGCCGAGGGAGATTTTCCAGAAGATCCGTTAATTGTACAGGGGGCGAAGACTTTGGTCAACTCCCTGCGCCGCAGCCTTTTACAAACGTTAGTTCGCGATTCGTTCGAGACCGCGGAGCGGCGCAGAAGACGCGCCTTCGTCCCTCCCGCCAGCCCGTCCCCGGCGAGCCGGGCGGACGCCGGGAGGCTGGCGCGGTGACCCGCTCCGGCCGAACATGAGGGGCGCACCCGCGGGACGCGTCCTCGTCGCTTTCACACCACGATCCGCCGACATGTCCGCCCTGACGCTCACGATCGAGAACGACGCCCGGGAAGAAGACGTCCGCTTCGTCTACGACCAGCTGGTCGCCTTCAACCGCGCCCACGCGCCGGACCCCGGGTGGGACCACCTGCGCCTCTTCGTGCGCGACGAGGCGGGGCGGATCCAGGGCGGGCTGCTCGGCGAGATCTACTTCGGCTGGCTGTACGTCTCCATCCTCTGGATCGCCGAGGCGCACCGCGGCGCCGGCTGGGGGAGGCGGCTGCTGGCGCGGGCCGAGGCAGAGGCGGCGGCGCGCGGCTGCCGGCACGTCTGGCTCGACACCTTCAGCTTCCAGGCGCCGGACTACTATCCCCGGCTCGGCTACGAGGTCTTCGGGGCGCTGGAGGACTACCCGCCGGGCCAGACGCGCTACTTCTTGCGGAAGCGACTCCGAAGCGACAATATTCTCACCAGGCCATCCGCTCCGGACGGCGGCGGAGGCTGAGCCGCGCATCGGGGAGCGACGCGGGAGAGGGAGAACGGGAC includes these proteins:
- a CDS encoding GNAT family N-acetyltransferase, producing MSALTLTIENDAREEDVRFVYDQLVAFNRAHAPDPGWDHLRLFVRDEAGRIQGGLLGEIYFGWLYVSILWIAEAHRGAGWGRRLLARAEAEAAARGCRHVWLDTFSFQAPDYYPRLGYEVFGALEDYPPGQTRYFLRKRLRSDNILTRPSAPDGGGG